Proteins encoded by one window of Homo sapiens chromosome 10, GRCh38.p14 Primary Assembly:
- the PFKFB3 gene encoding 6-phosphofructo-2-kinase/fructose-2,6-bisphosphatase 3 isoform X4: MPFRKACGPKLTNSPTVIVMVGLPARGKTYISKKLTRYLNWIGVPTKVFNVGEYRREAVKQYSSYNFFRPDNEEAMKVRKQCALAALRDVKSYLAKEGGQIAVFDATNTTRERRHMILHFAKENDFKEVKISSPDYKDCNSAEAMDDFMKRISCYEASYQPLDPDKCDRDLSLIKVIDVGRRFLVNRVQDHIQSRIVYYLMNIHVQPRTIYLCRHGENEHNLQGRIGGDSGLSSRGKKFASALSKFVEEQNLKDLRVWTSQLKSTIQTAEALRLPYEQWKALNEIDAGVCEELTYEEIRDTYPEEYALREQDKYYYRYPTGESYQDLVQRLEPVIMELERQENVLVICHQAVLRCLLAYFLDKSAEEMPYLKCPLHTVLKLTPVAYGCRVESIYLNVESVCTHRERSEDAKKGPNPLMRRNSVTPLASPEPTKKPRINSFEEHVASTSAALPSCLPPEVPTQLPGQNMKGSRSSADSSRKH, encoded by the exons CCTGTGGGCCAAAGCTGACCAACTCCCCCACCGTCATCGTCATGGTGGGCCTCCCCGCCCGGGGCAAGACCTACATCTCCAAGAAGCTGACTCGCTACCTCAACTGGATTGGCGTCCCCACAAAAG TGTTCAACGTCGGGGAGTATCGCCGGGAGGCTGTGAAGCAGTACAGCTCCTACAACTTCTTCCGCCCCGACAATGAGGAAGCCATGAAAGTCCGGAA GCAATGTGCCTTAGCTGCCTTGAGAGATGTCAAAAGCTACCTGGCGAAAGAAGGGGGACAAATTGCG GTTTTCGATGCCACCAATACTACTAGAGAGAGGAGACACATGATCCTTCATTTTGCCAAAGAAAATGACTTTAAG GAAGTTAAAATCTCCAGCCCGGATTACAAAGACTGCAACTCGGCAGAAGCCATGGACGACTTCATGAAGAGGATCAGTTGCTATGAAGCCAGCTACCAGCCCCTCGACCCCGACAAATGCGACAG GGACTTGTCGCTGATCAAGGTGATTGACGTGGGCCGGAGGTTCCTGGTGAACCGGGTGCAGGACCACATCCAGAGCCGCATCGTGTACTACCTGATGAACATCCACGTGCAGCCGCGTACCATCTACCTGTGCCGGCACGGCGAGAACGAGCACAACCTCCAGGGCCGCATCGGGGGCGACTCAGGCCTGTCCAGCCGGGGCAAGAAG TTTGCCAGTGCTCTGAGCAAGTTCGTGGAGGAGCAGAACCTGAAGGACCTGCGCGTGTGGACCAGCCAGCTGAAGAGCACCATCCAGACGGCCGAGGCGCTGCGGCTGCCCTACGAGCAGTGGAAGGCGCTCAATGAGATCGACGCG GGCGTCTGTGAGGAGCTGACCTACGAGGAGATCAGGGACACCTACCCTGAGGAGTATGCGCTGCGGGAGCAGGACAAGTACTATTACCGCTACCCCACCGGGGAG TCCTACCAGGACCTGGTCCAGCGCTTGGAGCCAGTGATCATGGAGCTGGAGCGGCAGGAGAATGTGCTGGTCATCTGCCACCAGGCCGTCCTGCGCTGCCTGCTTGCCTACTTCCTGGATAAGAGTGCAG AGGAGATGCCCTACCTGAAATGCCCTCTTCACACCGTCCTGAAACTGACGCCTGTCGCTTATG GCTGCCGTGTGGAATCCATCTACCTGAACGTGGAGTCCGTCTGCACACACCGGGAGAGGTCAGAG GATGCAAAGAAGGGACCTAACCCGCTCATGAGACGCAATAGTGTCACCCCGCTAGCCAGCCCCGAACCCACCAAAAAGCCTCGCATCAACAGCTTTGAGGAGCATGTGGCCTCCACCTCGGCCGCCCTGCCCAGCTGCCTGCCCCCGGAGGTGCCCACGCAGCTGCCTGGACAA AACATGAAAGGCTCCCGGAGCAGCGCTGACTCCTCCAGGAAACACTGA
- the PFKFB3 gene encoding 6-phosphofructo-2-kinase/fructose-2,6-bisphosphatase 3 isoform X11, with translation MDDFMKRISCYEASYQPLDPDKCDRDLSLIKVIDVGRRFLVNRVQDHIQSRIVYYLMNIHVQPRTIYLCRHGENEHNLQGRIGGDSGLSSRGKKFASALSKFVEEQNLKDLRVWTSQLKSTIQTAEALRLPYEQWKALNEIDAGVCEELTYEEIRDTYPEEYALREQDKYYYRYPTGESYQDLVQRLEPVIMELERQENVLVICHQAVLRCLLAYFLDKSAEEMPYLKCPLHTVLKLTPVAYGCRVESIYLNVESVCTHRERSEDAKKGPNPLMRRNSVTPLASPEPTKKPRINSFEEHVASTSAALPSCLPPEVPTQLPGQNMKGSRSSADSSRKH, from the exons ATGGACGACTTCATGAAGAGGATCAGTTGCTATGAAGCCAGCTACCAGCCCCTCGACCCCGACAAATGCGACAG GGACTTGTCGCTGATCAAGGTGATTGACGTGGGCCGGAGGTTCCTGGTGAACCGGGTGCAGGACCACATCCAGAGCCGCATCGTGTACTACCTGATGAACATCCACGTGCAGCCGCGTACCATCTACCTGTGCCGGCACGGCGAGAACGAGCACAACCTCCAGGGCCGCATCGGGGGCGACTCAGGCCTGTCCAGCCGGGGCAAGAAG TTTGCCAGTGCTCTGAGCAAGTTCGTGGAGGAGCAGAACCTGAAGGACCTGCGCGTGTGGACCAGCCAGCTGAAGAGCACCATCCAGACGGCCGAGGCGCTGCGGCTGCCCTACGAGCAGTGGAAGGCGCTCAATGAGATCGACGCG GGCGTCTGTGAGGAGCTGACCTACGAGGAGATCAGGGACACCTACCCTGAGGAGTATGCGCTGCGGGAGCAGGACAAGTACTATTACCGCTACCCCACCGGGGAG TCCTACCAGGACCTGGTCCAGCGCTTGGAGCCAGTGATCATGGAGCTGGAGCGGCAGGAGAATGTGCTGGTCATCTGCCACCAGGCCGTCCTGCGCTGCCTGCTTGCCTACTTCCTGGATAAGAGTGCAG AGGAGATGCCCTACCTGAAATGCCCTCTTCACACCGTCCTGAAACTGACGCCTGTCGCTTATG GCTGCCGTGTGGAATCCATCTACCTGAACGTGGAGTCCGTCTGCACACACCGGGAGAGGTCAGAG GATGCAAAGAAGGGACCTAACCCGCTCATGAGACGCAATAGTGTCACCCCGCTAGCCAGCCCCGAACCCACCAAAAAGCCTCGCATCAACAGCTTTGAGGAGCATGTGGCCTCCACCTCGGCCGCCCTGCCCAGCTGCCTGCCCCCGGAGGTGCCCACGCAGCTGCCTGGACAA AACATGAAAGGCTCCCGGAGCAGCGCTGACTCCTCCAGGAAACACTGA